Part of the Candidatus Methanogranum gryphiswaldense genome, ATTGCGTCCACTTCTTTAGACAGGGCCTGCGGTCCTGCAGGGAAATAAATCGTAGGAATTTCTGCGCTTTCTCTAATGGCTTTTGCCGTAGCATTGAGATTTTCGTTGTTGATACCTGTGGAACCGCCGATCATAATGGCGTCAGTACCTGCCCGTTTTACTTTTAGAGCGATCTTTGCAGCCTCTTCTGGGCTTTGCTTATCTGGATCGATAAGTGTCATATGGACCGTTCCGTTCTTCATTTTATCAAGTAGATACTGCTTTACCGTCATTGGATAACACCCAATATGAACGCGACCAAGGCAACCAGCATGGCAAATTTTGCCATCTTTTGACTCTTATGTGCGTCACTGAAAAGTAACCATGCACAATATATAAACATTGCATCTGCCACGAATACTAGGCAATATAGCACGTTGAACATATCTGCAAAGAATGGATAGATACTTAATACTGGACCAGCAATGTAAAAGATCGCAGCGAGGATAGAAGCTTTTTTCACTCCTATCTTCATAGGCAAAGTATTCCTTTGACCTTCATCAGATTTCATGTCTTCAATATCCTTCGCGATCTCACGACCGATACTGACAAGCATTGCCATGGCAGCGATCACGAGGTTGCCTTGAATATTACCAACAACTGCGCCACCGAACAAAAATACCATTCCAGTCAATACAGCAATCGTGATGTTACCCATGAAGCCACGTTGTTTTAATCCCAGCTCATATGCGATCATGAATATGGACGCGGCGAGAACAATAACAGAGATCTCCAGAGAGCCCATCAGTAGAGAAAGAATACACGCAATCGTTAGACCGCCGATTCCACAATACAATGCATTTTTAGGAGGTATTTGTCCCATCGGTAAAGGGCGGTCGGGGTGTCCTATCTTATCGACCTCACGGTCGATGTAATCATTCAAGGAATTACCTCCTGCTATGAACGCGATGACGATAAAACAAGAAATTATTAGACTTACCAGATGGTCTCCGATGTTTGTGCCAACGGCTATGAAAGCTCCGATGATGACACCAAGAATCCCCATGATGCCGTTACCCAGCCTAAATAGACGGAGGTACTTGTTCATATCGAGCAATAGTGGGCAAATTTAATAAACCTTATTGATGCGTGTGAAAAATGTGGTAATATCTGGATAGGGATCCGTGAACAAATTGTTCGAATGTTGTTTCCAATGTCATAGTATCACACGAGATTTGATGAGGTAATACAACACCAGCTCTAGAATCTGGTTCAAGTACCCTAGGTATTGTCTTCAGGGCACGAGAATATATTTGATCTATGTTTTCTCCGCCAGTTTTGGTGCTTCTTCCATAAGGAGGGTCGGTGGCGACAGCATTTATCCCGTCAAAGAGTTCAGGAATATCTCCAATATCTGCAACGGCAAAATCATCAAGCTTCAAGCCGTAGAAATTCATATTTTCCTGGCATCCGATGATCATTTCCTCATCAAAATCGGATGCGATCGTTTTCATGCCCATTTCTGCAGCTTCTATTAAAATTCCGCCAGTGCCACAGAAGGGGTCAAGAACGACCCCTCCTCTTTTCACTCCTGTGAGATTGACGAGGGCCCTGGCATATTTGGGATGTAAGGAAATAGGGGAAAAAAACGGCCTTTCTCCGACCTTTCTCTTTTCAAGAAGATTTTTGTCTATGGTTTTCTCTTCAATGAACAGATTGATGCTATCACTCATATTCATACGAACGATTATGTCTGGCTCTTTTAGATTAACGTCATTATGTTTCGAAAGGACCTTACCAACATCTCTTGTGAGTTTTTGGGAGTCTACGTCTTTCATTAGGCCTTCAAATCTTTTTCCACGTACGGCAAAACTTCCTTCTGGCAATTCGATCTTTTCTATTTCAGATGTATCTCCAGGAGTACATGCCCCCAAATATCTACCGATACTGTGGGTAAGTGATATGCGGTCCGCGATTGAATCAAGACATTCAGAGTCGAATGAGGCTATGAGGTATCCCGGACCGCTCTTTATTATATGGTATTCTTCACATTCGGCTTCTATGCACCGCATTGCCTCAGCTGCGGGCATGTTTTTACATTCACCGAGCAGGTCGAAGTAATATGTGAGATACACGAGACCCTTAATTCGTCAGTCCTTAATACCATCTTCGGTGACTGAGAATACAGCTTCTCCTTCTGGGAGGTTTGGCGAGTCTATCAATCTAGCAATTCTTTTTCCAGCTTTTCCTTTTCTCAGATAGATACGGAAAGTCGCGGTGTGTCCTACTACATGCCCTCCTATTGGTCTCGTGGGATCCCCGAAGAATGCATCTGGCTTGGACGCTACTTGATTGGTAACTGCAATAACAGAATTGTTGAGTGTTGCAAAATTAAGGAGATCATGCATATGTTTGTTCAAGATCTGCTGTCTTTCTGCAAGTGCACCTCTTCCCAGATACTCTGCCCTAAAGTGCGATGTAAGTGAATCGACGATA contains:
- a CDS encoding UbiA family prenyltransferase encodes the protein MNKYLRLFRLGNGIMGILGVIIGAFIAVGTNIGDHLVSLIISCFIVIAFIAGGNSLNDYIDREVDKIGHPDRPLPMGQIPPKNALYCGIGGLTIACILSLLMGSLEISVIVLAASIFMIAYELGLKQRGFMGNITIAVLTGMVFLFGGAVVGNIQGNLVIAAMAMLVSIGREIAKDIEDMKSDEGQRNTLPMKIGVKKASILAAIFYIAGPVLSIYPFFADMFNVLYCLVFVADAMFIYCAWLLFSDAHKSQKMAKFAMLVALVAFILGVIQ
- a CDS encoding methyltransferase domain-containing protein, encoding MYLTYYFDLLGECKNMPAAEAMRCIEAECEEYHIIKSGPGYLIASFDSECLDSIADRISLTHSIGRYLGACTPGDTSEIEKIELPEGSFAVRGKRFEGLMKDVDSQKLTRDVGKVLSKHNDVNLKEPDIIVRMNMSDSINLFIEEKTIDKNLLEKRKVGERPFFSPISLHPKYARALVNLTGVKRGGVVLDPFCGTGGILIEAAEMGMKTIASDFDEEMIIGCQENMNFYGLKLDDFAVADIGDIPELFDGINAVATDPPYGRSTKTGGENIDQIYSRALKTIPRVLEPDSRAGVVLPHQISCDTMTLETTFEQFVHGSLSRYYHIFHTHQ